A stretch of the Nitratifractor salsuginis DSM 16511 genome encodes the following:
- the dnaN gene encoding DNA polymerase III subunit beta: MKIRAQKQVIESILINLQPFLEKKDASQITSHVYFETGPDRCIVRGTDNEIGLQIVTREFEVDHPGSFTANGKKLLDIIRILRDDEIILELLDNALMIKQQHSKFKLPIFDAEAFPSFPEIDGKPKISLDSMNLIRNLKKITPAIDTNNPKYELNGALINIKNDKTDLVGTDTRRLAVATIPNNSEEELALILPKKAILEIQKLFLDQIEIHYDETTLIITNDDYFFFTRLINGKFPDYERIIPRSLKYQIELPKKEMLEAIRLVTTIANDIKITFLSDAILFNALSDDNVEAKTEIELNTGIPDRFEISLNSRYLLDFLAQVDHDRFTIGMNDSTLPFMVRDENFITIIMPIIA, translated from the coding sequence ATGAAAATCAGGGCTCAAAAACAGGTCATCGAATCGATCCTCATCAATCTCCAACCCTTTCTGGAGAAGAAAGACGCCAGCCAGATCACTTCCCATGTCTATTTTGAAACCGGGCCGGACCGGTGTATCGTCCGGGGAACCGACAATGAGATCGGACTGCAGATCGTCACCCGGGAATTCGAAGTCGACCATCCCGGTTCCTTTACCGCCAACGGGAAAAAGCTTCTCGATATCATCCGCATTCTCCGTGACGATGAGATCATTCTCGAACTTCTCGACAATGCGCTGATGATCAAACAGCAGCATTCCAAATTCAAACTCCCCATTTTCGATGCCGAAGCTTTCCCCTCCTTTCCCGAGATCGACGGCAAACCCAAAATCTCTCTCGATTCGATGAATCTCATCCGAAATCTCAAAAAAATCACCCCCGCTATCGATACCAACAACCCCAAATATGAGCTCAACGGGGCCCTGATCAATATCAAAAACGACAAAACCGACCTGGTGGGGACCGATACCCGTCGGCTGGCCGTTGCCACCATCCCCAACAACTCGGAAGAGGAGTTGGCTCTGATCCTCCCCAAAAAAGCGATTTTGGAGATCCAGAAACTCTTCCTCGACCAGATTGAAATCCATTACGACGAAACGACCCTGATCATCACCAACGACGACTATTTCTTTTTCACCCGACTCATCAACGGTAAGTTCCCCGACTATGAGCGGATCATTCCCCGGAGCCTCAAATATCAGATCGAACTTCCCAAAAAAGAGATGCTCGAAGCGATCCGTCTGGTGACCACCATCGCCAACGATATCAAGATCACTTTCCTCAGTGACGCCATTCTCTTCAATGCCCTCTCCGACGACAACGTCGAAGCCAAAACCGAGATCGAACTCAATACCGGAATCCCCGATCGCTTCGAAATCTCTCTCAACAGCCGATATCTTCTCGATTTTCTCGCCCAGGTGGATCATGACCGATTCACCATCGGAATGAACGATTCGACCCTCCCCTTCATGGTCCGGGATGAGAATTTCATTACGATCATCATGCCTATTATTGCCTAA